The Mycoplasmopsis gallinacea genome includes a window with the following:
- a CDS encoding division/cell wall cluster transcriptional repressor MraZ, whose protein sequence is MFGRHNRNLDDKYRVVLPSPFKEELGEKFYLTIGLDKNVEIRSQDVFNQYINILNGKSEFDKNVRILKRFILGNTFEIELDKQGRISLPKHIIDSLALKKEVVFIGTGSIVELWSKEVLEEHESSISNDELSNIAQLLSQQ, encoded by the coding sequence ATGTTTGGTAGACACAATAGAAATCTTGACGATAAATACCGTGTTGTATTGCCATCACCATTTAAAGAAGAATTAGGCGAAAAATTTTATTTAACAATCGGATTAGATAAAAACGTCGAAATCAGAAGTCAAGATGTGTTTAATCAATACATTAACATTTTAAATGGTAAATCCGAATTTGACAAAAACGTCAGAATCTTAAAAAGATTTATTTTGGGGAATACTTTCGAAATCGAACTTGATAAACAAGGGAGAATTTCATTACCTAAACACATTATTGACTCGTTAGCTCTCAAAAAAGAAGTTGTCTTTATCGGGACAGGTTCAATAGTTGAACTTTGATCAAAAGAAGTTCTTGAAGAACACGAATCCTCAATCTCAAATGATGAATTATCTAATATAGCACAATTGCTATCTCAACAATAA
- a CDS encoding cell division protein FtsZ — MNFENRSFDRQSNNMNNKMKNFNKVDANKLSLKVIGVGGGGNNAVGMTINENFPNVEFLVANTDFGALHKVNCNNKIHLGKDKRGLGAGSNPEVGRNAALESLEDITTKLDKADVIIIAASLGGGTGTGASPVIADAARKLGALTIAVVTTPFIYEGTRKMRVAKAGLNELKEKVDAYIVVSNEKLIEKFSSVPAEDLFKMANVSLKNIILAINDALYNTGTINIDFADVKRILSNGGLTAVGIGKGNGTDRAKKAVDKAFEQCLYENDITNANRVLINITHDSKTTQAEIRDAVNRVYEKFGIDPKAENNPFECIVGQQKVETQDKTELFKVSIIATATSSENVAKDPYSLSVSSQNNYQSPSPIYIDVNEQPDTGEFILEEESVDVEGKLEQSLKHLDQFTDGDEGDDDFAEEFSEEEQGFVGYSSQDEDVISFPEEENLVQGPEIESDLSETKEINGILNVDDDSQDKWDKPEKFDEENDDEDWFNNNY; from the coding sequence ATGAATTTCGAAAATCGTTCATTTGATAGACAATCAAATAATATGAACAATAAAATGAAAAATTTCAACAAAGTTGATGCAAATAAATTATCACTTAAAGTAATCGGTGTAGGTGGTGGAGGTAACAACGCTGTTGGAATGACAATTAATGAAAACTTCCCTAATGTAGAATTTTTAGTTGCAAATACTGACTTTGGAGCCTTACATAAGGTTAACTGTAATAATAAAATTCATCTTGGTAAAGATAAAAGAGGATTAGGTGCAGGAAGTAACCCAGAAGTTGGGAGAAATGCAGCACTAGAATCTCTTGAGGATATCACAACAAAGCTAGATAAAGCCGATGTTATTATAATTGCAGCTAGTCTTGGGGGTGGAACCGGAACAGGTGCATCACCAGTTATTGCAGATGCTGCTAGAAAACTTGGAGCTTTAACAATTGCTGTTGTTACAACACCTTTTATTTACGAAGGTACAAGAAAAATGAGAGTAGCGAAAGCTGGTCTTAATGAACTTAAAGAAAAAGTAGATGCTTATATCGTTGTTTCAAACGAAAAACTTATTGAAAAATTCTCATCAGTGCCTGCTGAAGACCTTTTCAAAATGGCTAATGTTTCACTTAAAAACATTATTTTAGCTATTAATGACGCTCTTTATAACACAGGTACAATTAACATTGACTTTGCTGATGTAAAAAGAATTTTATCTAACGGTGGATTAACAGCTGTTGGAATTGGAAAAGGTAACGGAACAGATCGTGCTAAAAAAGCTGTAGATAAAGCGTTCGAACAATGTTTATATGAAAACGATATTACTAACGCAAATAGAGTTTTAATTAACATTACCCATGATTCAAAAACCACACAAGCAGAAATTCGTGATGCGGTTAACCGTGTTTATGAAAAATTTGGAATCGACCCAAAAGCGGAAAATAACCCATTTGAATGTATTGTTGGTCAACAAAAAGTTGAAACACAAGATAAAACTGAATTATTTAAAGTTTCAATTATTGCTACAGCAACATCAAGCGAAAATGTTGCCAAAGACCCATATTCTTTGTCAGTAAGTTCACAAAATAATTATCAAAGTCCAAGCCCGATTTATATTGACGTTAATGAACAACCAGATACAGGAGAGTTCATTCTTGAAGAAGAAAGCGTTGATGTTGAAGGGAAATTAGAACAATCTCTTAAACACCTCGATCAATTTACAGATGGTGATGAAGGTGATGATGATTTTGCAGAAGAATTTAGCGAAGAAGAACAAGGATTTGTCGGATATTCAAGTCAAGATGAAGATGTCATTAGTTTTCCAGAGGAAGAAAATCTTGTTCAAGGACCTGAAATTGAAAGCGATTTATCAGAAACTAAAGAAATTAACGGAATCTTAAATGTGGATGATGATTCCCAAGATAAATGAGACAAACCAGAAAAATTTGATGAAGAAAATGATGACGAAGATTGATTTAACAATAATTATTAA
- a CDS encoding transcription antitermination protein NusB, translating into MKTRTQSRIEVINVIYQHELLERSLNIEQIFENHTELDQYQIQLLQKIANNYQFLKSTLIKLFNTNWQWERVSPLVRAILINAAAEMFSIQPKIVINEAVNITKLFLGNDKDEPNSKAAKLYKFVNAILENYYKLLVKLEVDAIKMDQAENEEIHK; encoded by the coding sequence ATGAAAACAAGAACCCAATCGAGAATTGAAGTTATTAATGTGATTTATCAACACGAACTTTTAGAAAGAAGTTTAAATATTGAGCAAATTTTTGAAAATCACACAGAATTAGATCAGTATCAAATTCAACTTTTACAAAAAATTGCTAATAACTATCAATTTTTAAAATCAACTTTAATTAAGCTTTTTAACACAAACTGACAATGAGAAAGAGTAAGTCCGCTTGTAAGAGCGATTTTAATTAATGCAGCAGCTGAAATGTTCTCAATCCAACCTAAAATTGTAATTAATGAAGCTGTTAATATTACTAAGTTATTTTTAGGAAATGACAAAGATGAACCTAATTCAAAAGCTGCTAAGCTTTACAAATTCGTTAATGCTATTCTCGAAAATTACTACAAACTTTTAGTTAAATTAGAAGTTGATGCAATTAAAATGGATCAAGCTGAAAATGAAGAAATTCACAAGTAA
- a CDS encoding aminotransferase class V-fold PLP-dependent enzyme, producing the protein MIDNTKIRKSFPVANQITYFDSAALVLKPQVAIDAMTNFYQNISISSRTADTSRGNLVNQTIIKVRKMVANLLDGQTEEIIFTSGTTESINLFCYMYQEQVGKGDVILVSAYNHSSNIIPWLELGKRSGAKIIISENLIDDYDKHQPKLVSISHETNNFHIDYDLDLLVSKTQQDGVILFCDAAQSISHQKVSLDVFDVIVLAPTSFMDLLEWVF; encoded by the coding sequence ATGATTGACAATACTAAAATTCGTAAAAGCTTTCCAGTTGCAAATCAAATCACTTATTTTGATAGTGCAGCGCTAGTTTTAAAACCGCAAGTTGCTATTGACGCAATGACTAATTTTTACCAAAATATCAGCATTTCTTCAAGAACTGCCGATACATCGAGGGGTAATTTGGTTAATCAAACAATCATTAAGGTCAGAAAAATGGTAGCTAATTTACTTGATGGACAAACCGAAGAGATTATTTTTACCAGTGGAACAACTGAGTCAATTAACCTTTTTTGTTATATGTACCAAGAGCAAGTTGGTAAAGGAGATGTGATTTTAGTTAGTGCTTATAATCACTCTTCAAATATTATCCCATGGCTTGAACTTGGAAAAAGAAGCGGGGCTAAAATTATTATTTCTGAAAATTTAATTGATGATTATGATAAGCATCAGCCTAAATTAGTCTCAATTAGCCATGAAACCAATAACTTTCATATCGATTATGATTTAGATTTATTAGTAAGTAAAACTCAGCAAGATGGAGTTATTTTATTTTGTGATGCTGCTCAATCCATTTCACATCAAAAAGTATCTTTAGATGTTTTTGATGTGATCGTTTTAGCACCAACAAGTTTTATGGACCTACTGGAATGGGTGTTTTAG
- a CDS encoding aminotransferase class V-fold PLP-dependent enzyme: protein MGVLAVKSNLLKNLKPAKFGGGSVSAIQKNGIWIARNGANFFEPGTPDIAGFFMFEKSLEFFNSVGYEQTQAILTDLSNYLHKKLSELENVALFSKPGDFIALINVKDVNAQDVATYLGTKEIYTIAGIFCAPYLRNIKDSYSYLRISLGIYNNYEDIDKLVEAIANGGDFYAF, encoded by the coding sequence ATGGGTGTTTTAGCGGTTAAATCGAACCTTCTTAAAAACCTAAAACCCGCTAAATTTGGGGGTGGATCAGTTAGTGCGATCCAAAAAAATGGAATTTGAATTGCTCGTAATGGAGCTAACTTCTTTGAACCAGGAACTCCTGATATTGCTGGATTTTTCATGTTTGAAAAATCTTTAGAATTCTTTAATTCGGTAGGATATGAGCAAACTCAAGCAATTTTAACTGATTTAAGCAACTACTTGCATAAGAAATTGTCTGAACTTGAAAATGTAGCACTTTTTTCTAAACCAGGTGATTTTATTGCTTTAATTAACGTTAAAGATGTTAATGCACAAGATGTAGCCACATATCTTGGAACTAAAGAAATATATACAATTGCAGGGATTTTCTGTGCTCCGTATTTAAGAAATATCAAAGATTCTTATTCATATTTAAGAATTTCTCTAGGTATTTACAATAATTATGAAGATATTGACAAATTAGTTGAAGCAATTGCAAATGGAGGTGATTTTTATGCATTTTAA